In the genome of Colwellia sp. PAMC 21821, the window CTGAGCATAACGGAATACAATCACTTGCTGTGCATGGACGTACTCGTAATGACTTTTATAAAGGCAATGCCGAGTACGAAACCATTAAAGCAATTAAGCAAGCGGTGAATATTCCTGTTGTTGCTAATGGCGATATTACTTGTGCGGAACAAGCGGAACAAGTGCTGAATTACACCGGGGCTGATGCCATTATGGTTGGTCGCGGTGCCCAAGGGAGACCTTGGATTTTTCGAGAAATTAATCATTTTTTGAAAACGGGTAGGCATTTGTCTGCTCCTTCAACGGAAGAAGTACGTTCAATTTTAATTGGGCATGTAATGGAATTACACAAATTTTACGGTGAATTTATGGGTGTACGTTTTGCCCGTAAACATGTTTCTTGGTACATGCAAACGCATGAACAAGGAAAATCGTTTCGTTCTATTTTTAATGCACTCGAGTCAGTTACTGAACAACTTGACGCATTAACTATGTATTTTGATAATTTAACTTTAGAAAGAGTCTGAACTTTATGTTTGAACAAAATATTTCCTCTCCATTTATTACCGGTGATCTACAAACTCAGACAAAGGCCTCGCCTTTACGCACACAAGCGAAAGTAGCTATAAAAAACTACTTGTCACAGTTAAACGGTAATGACGTTGATGATATGTACGACCTTGTACTTTCAGAGATAGAAGCGCCAATGCTTGAAGAAGTAATGCAATATACGCGTGGTAACCAAACCCGCGCTGCTAACTTATTAGGTATCAACCGCGGTACTTTACGTAAAAAGTTAAAAAAATACGGCATGAACTAAGAAATAAGGCAGGTTAGCCTGCCAATTAAAAGCACCCTCGGGTGCTTTTTTGTTTTTAGGGATGTAAAAGTTATCCAAATAGTCAGCTTTTACATCCGGCTAACAGTAAATAAGCATAACAATGATAATGGACGCGATTTAGCGTATTTCAACGCTACGGACATGTGTCATAAACCAGACAACCATTTAATTTTAATTTATAGGTAATTAGAAAAACCATGGATACACCACGCCCTATCAAACGTGCACTATTAAGTGTTTCAGACAAAACCGGTATTGTTGAATTTGCTCGCTCGTTATCAGAAAAAGGTGTCGACCTTTTATCAACAGGTGGTACTGCGAAGTTATTGGCTGAAAATGGCATTAAAGTTACAGAAGTATCTGATTACACAGGTCATCCAGAAATTATGGATGGTCGAGTTAAAACCTTACACCCAAAAGTTCATGGTGGTATTTTAGCGCGTCGTGGTATCGACGAAGCCGTGATGACTGAAAATGATATCAGCGCAATTGATCTCGTTGTAGTAAACCTTTACCCATTTGCCAATGCCGTTGCTGATGAAAATTGTTCATTAGAAAATGCCATTGAAAACATCGATATTGGCGGGCCAACTATGGTGCGCGCCGCCGCTAAAAATCATAAAGATGTGACTATTGTCGTCAATGCTCATGATTACGACCGTGTTTTAGCTGAAATGGCGGTGAACAATGGCTCTTTGGTTTATCAAACTCGTTTTGACTTAGCCATTGCTGCCTATGAACATACTGCTGCTTACGACGGTATGATTGCTAATTACTTTGGTAAAATGTTACCAGCATATAACAGTGATGAAGCTGTTAGCGTTGAAAAACAAAAATTCCCACGTACTTTTAATAGTCAGTTTATTAAAAAGCAAGATTTACGTTACGGTGAAAACTCGCATCAAGACGCAGCATTTTATGTTGAGGCAAGTCCTGAAGAAGCTTCAGTTTCTACGGCAACTCAACTACAGGGCAAAGCCTTATCGTATAACAACATTGCTGATACTGATGCCGCTTTAGAATGTGTTAAAGAATTTGATGAGCCAGCATGCGTTATCGTTAAACATGCAAATCCATGTGGCGTTGCTATTGGTGATGATATTTTAGCGGCTTATGAAGGCGCGTATAAAACAGACCCTACGTCTGCATTTGGCGGCATTATTGCGTTTAACCGTGAGTTAGATGCAGATACAGCCCAAGCGATTGTTTCTCGTCAATTTGTTGAAGTTATTATCGCTCCAAGCATTTCTGATGCTGCTGCAAAAATTGTGGCGACTAAACCTAACCTGCGTTTATTAAAATGTGGTCAATGGGATACTAAAACTACAGGCTTTGACTTTAAACGCGTTAACGGTGGGTTATTAGTACAAGATACTGATCAAGGTAGCGTGACAAGTGATGACTTAACGGTAGTAACTAAACGTCAACCTACGGCTGAAGAAATGCGCGATTTACAATTTTGTTGGAAAGTAGCGAAATATGTTAAATCAAACGCTATTGTTTACGTTAAAAATAGCACGACTATCGGTGTCGGTGCTGGCCAAATGAGCCGAGTATATTCAGCGAAAGTAGCTGGTATTAAAGCCGCGGATGAAAATCTAGAAGTGGCTGGTTCGGTAATGGCGTCTGATGCATTCTTCCCATTTCGCGATGGTTTAGATGCAGCTGCTGAAGCCGGCATTACTGCGGTAATTCAGCCAGGTGGTTCAATGCGTGACAATGAAGTTATTGCCGCAGCAGACGAACATAATATTGCGATGGTATTCACCGGCATGCGTCACTTCCGCCATTAAATCGGCTGAATGAATAAACTATGCTCAGGTCGTGTTCTTACCTGGGCATAGTTGTTCCGAAAATCGAAATATACGTGTGTATAGCGCAAAATTCATATGTAGACACACGTAATTAAGTTTAAATGCCGTTTTTTGTCGATAAGATAAGACTTTCGGCACTGAACATCTGAAAGAAATCTGCTATAACTAGCTTCTATAAAAATTTACTAGTTAATGGAAGATAACAATGCATACAACAGCTCAAACGTTCAAAAAAGCTTTTACCGCGTCAATCGTGTCTGCAACTTTATTATGCTCTGGTTTTGTTAACGCTCATCAAGATGCACATCATCAAAGTCAGCTTGAACAAGCTATCGCTGGAGATCACCGCTCTGCAAATAACAAAGCACGTGATGAATACCGTCATCCGAAAGAAACGTTAGAATTTTTTGGATTTAATCCGTCAATGACCGTAGTTGAAATTACACCTGGCGGTGGTTGGTATACCGAAATTTTAGCGCCAGCAGTAAAAGGTAAAGGTAAACTTTACGGTGCTCAATACCCTGATACTGGCGAAGATAACTATTACAGTAATTCACGTAAACAATTAGTTGAAAAATTAGCGGGTAACGCTGTTTTTAGTGAAGTGGAATTGACAAACTTTGTGCCACGCCAAGCAAGTGAACTTGCCCCCGCAGGCACCGCCGATATGGTACTGACATTTCGTAATTTGCATAACTGGCGTGATGAGGGTGTAGAGCAAGCTTTTAAAGATGCTTACAAAGCATTGAAAAAAGGTGGCGTGCTAGGAGTGGTTGAACATCGCTTACCTGAAGGCGTAGATCCGAAAAGCGCAGTTGGCTATGTATCGCAAAGCAAAACTATTGAACAGGCAAAAGCGGCTGGTTTTACATTGGCAGCTAGCAGCGAAGTAAATGCAAACGCAAAAGATATGGCTGTTTATCCAAAAGGTGTTTGGACTTTACCACCAGTTTTACGCTTAGGCGATGAAGATAAAGCTAAATATATGGCGATTGGCGAAAGTGATCGTATGACATTAAAATTTGTAAAATAATATTGAATCGCTATAACCTGAGTTCGATAGGTTATAGCGACTTAACCAACTAGGAATTAAAGTTAATGAATGTTTTGGTAATTGGTAGTGGCGGTCGTGAACATGCTTTAGCATGGAAAGCTGCACAATCATCTTCAGTAACAAAAGTATTTGTTGCCCCGGGTAATGCAGGAACAGCTACAGAAGCTAAATTGGAAAATATCGCAATATCTACTGGCGATATCCCAGCCTTAGTCGACTTTGCTAAATGCAATCAAGTGGCTTTAACTATTGTTGGACCTGAACAACCGCTTGTCGACGGTGTAGTTGATGCTTTCCAAGCAGAAGGCTTAATGATATTCGGACCAAGTGCAAAAGCTGCACAACTTGAAGGTTCTAAATCATTTACTAAAGACTTTTTAGCAAGAAACAATATTCCAACCGGTAGTTATCAAAATTTCACTGAAATTGAACCTGCACTAGCTTATGTTCGAGCACAAGGTGCCCCTATTGTTGTTAAGGCCGATGGCCTTGCTGCTGGCAAAGGCGTTATTGTTGCAATGACACTGGAAGAAGCGGAAGACGCGATTCAGGATATGCTGGCTGGCAATGCTTTTGGTGACGCAGGACATCGCGTAGTGATTGAAGAATTTTTAGAAGGTGAAGAAGCCAGCTTTATTGTCATGGTTGATGGTAAAAATGTATTAGCATTTGCTACTAGCCAAGATCATAAGCGTGCTTACAATGGTGATAAAGGACCAAACACGGGTGGTATGGGTGCATATTCTCCAGCACCAGTTGTTACTCCTGAAATTCATCAACGTGCGATGAATGAAGTTATTATGCCTACCGTTGAAGGTATGGCCAGAGAAGGCGCACCTTATACTGGCTTTTTATACGCAGGCTTGATGATTGATACAGATGGTACGCCGAAAGTTATTGAATATAATTGTCGCTTTGGTGACCCTGAAACTCAACCAATTATGATGCGATTAAAATCTGATCTTGTTGAGTTGTGTATGATGGCTTGTCGTGGAGAATTAGACAAAGCAACGATTGATTTTGATCCACGTCCAGCCGTAGGCGTTGTAATGGCGGCAGCTAAATACCCAGCAAGTTACCCAAAAGGCGATGTTATTTCGGGCTTAGATACGAATAAAGCAACCGATCGAAAAACATTCCATGCCGGAACAGCTGAAAAAGATGGTGCTATAGTAACTGCAGGTGGTCGAGTATTGTGTGCAACAGCATTAGGTAATAATGTTACGCAAGCGCAACAAGCAGCCTATGAATTATTGCAGCAAATTTCTTGGCAAGGTGTTGAGTATCGAACAGACATCGCTTATCGAGCGATCGAACGTGAACAACGTTAATTGATGTCATGAAAAGTTGATAAAAAAAGCCCAGTAATTACTGGGCTTTTTTGTAGAACTTGTTCTGTGCTATATGTGTTATGCCAATTGAATTAGCAAGTGAGCAATGATTAATGTTCTAATTTAGCCAAGGTTTCTTTCTTAGCACCACCCGCGACAGCTGCAGCAATTGCAGAATCCCTATCAAATCCTGAGTCAATAGCCGCATTCACAATACCATTATTATGGCTATCAGAACTTTGAAGAACGGCAGCTTTAACTACAGTGTCGGCTTGATTAGGAAATAAAGCTAAAATATCTTTAACTATATTCGTTGCTTGCTCTGGAAGTGCTGTAATAGCCGCTGTTAAAATATTTAAAATTTTGCTTGGGTAACTAGACACAGTGTTATTTACAATATTACTGCTGTCGTAGGGTTCAGTACGTATAGCTACTCGAACAATATTTTCAATTTCAGTTGGATTAAACCGAACAGCAGTGTTAACTATTTCTTGAGCATACGCAGGTTCAGCTGTTATAGCTATTTCAACTAATTCACTACTCGGAGCTACTTTAGCTTTAATAGAGTTCTCTATTACATCACAAGCTAAAACGGGCTGTGCTGATAAAGCGCCCAACATAATTTGTCGATACTCTTCAGGATAGCGAGCGAAAGCAACAGCCATAACGACGTCTACTTTTTCTGGATAGCGTGAAAGTATTGCATGGACACTACTTTGTATTGTTCTATGTTTCTTTACTTGTTGGTTTAATATCTTAGCTATTAAACGTTCCTGTTTATATTCGGCAACATCCTTCGCCACAACCGTACTACTAATGCCAGCAAGCATTAACAAGATGAGTAATTTTTTCATTTGTTATGCTCTCTGCACAAACATCGTGATAAATTCCACTATGCTTGAAGGTTATTATTGTTATGTACAAATCAATATAGAGTATAAATTACTATATATCTCCTGTTTATTTGTACATAACAATAAACATTTTTAGGTAAACTGCTAACCGACTGCGGCTAACTACACACTTATTAGTCTGTAAACTAGTCGATTAGTTCAATTAAAAAGCAAACAAACACTTTTTTGAAATTAAATGCACTTTAGGTGTTGACGTGAGGCGAGAAATCTCTAAAATGCGCTCCAGTTCCAAGGGGTAACCCCAACGGGCTGTTTTAATAAGTTATCTAACGCGGTTTAGGCCAAATTAGTTAACGTAATGTTTTAAAGTAGGGTTTTGAATCTTCTGAAA includes:
- a CDS encoding class I SAM-dependent methyltransferase produces the protein MHTTAQTFKKAFTASIVSATLLCSGFVNAHQDAHHQSQLEQAIAGDHRSANNKARDEYRHPKETLEFFGFNPSMTVVEITPGGGWYTEILAPAVKGKGKLYGAQYPDTGEDNYYSNSRKQLVEKLAGNAVFSEVELTNFVPRQASELAPAGTADMVLTFRNLHNWRDEGVEQAFKDAYKALKKGGVLGVVEHRLPEGVDPKSAVGYVSQSKTIEQAKAAGFTLAASSEVNANAKDMAVYPKGVWTLPPVLRLGDEDKAKYMAIGESDRMTLKFVK
- the dusB gene encoding tRNA dihydrouridine synthase DusB, yielding MKIGPYTLASNTMLAPMAGITDQPFRQLCCQMGAGLAVSEMMSSNPKVWNTGKSQRRMLHSKEAGIRSVQIAGSDPEELAFAAKVNADNGAQIIDINMGCPAKKVNKKLAGSALLKEPALVELIIKAVVNAVDIPVTLKIRTGWCENTRNGIEIANIAEHNGIQSLAVHGRTRNDFYKGNAEYETIKAIKQAVNIPVVANGDITCAEQAEQVLNYTGADAIMVGRGAQGRPWIFREINHFLKTGRHLSAPSTEEVRSILIGHVMELHKFYGEFMGVRFARKHVSWYMQTHEQGKSFRSIFNALESVTEQLDALTMYFDNLTLERV
- the purH gene encoding bifunctional phosphoribosylaminoimidazolecarboxamide formyltransferase/IMP cyclohydrolase, which produces MDTPRPIKRALLSVSDKTGIVEFARSLSEKGVDLLSTGGTAKLLAENGIKVTEVSDYTGHPEIMDGRVKTLHPKVHGGILARRGIDEAVMTENDISAIDLVVVNLYPFANAVADENCSLENAIENIDIGGPTMVRAAAKNHKDVTIVVNAHDYDRVLAEMAVNNGSLVYQTRFDLAIAAYEHTAAYDGMIANYFGKMLPAYNSDEAVSVEKQKFPRTFNSQFIKKQDLRYGENSHQDAAFYVEASPEEASVSTATQLQGKALSYNNIADTDAALECVKEFDEPACVIVKHANPCGVAIGDDILAAYEGAYKTDPTSAFGGIIAFNRELDADTAQAIVSRQFVEVIIAPSISDAAAKIVATKPNLRLLKCGQWDTKTTGFDFKRVNGGLLVQDTDQGSVTSDDLTVVTKRQPTAEEMRDLQFCWKVAKYVKSNAIVYVKNSTTIGVGAGQMSRVYSAKVAGIKAADENLEVAGSVMASDAFFPFRDGLDAAAEAGITAVIQPGGSMRDNEVIAAADEHNIAMVFTGMRHFRH
- the purD gene encoding phosphoribosylamine--glycine ligase — its product is MNVLVIGSGGREHALAWKAAQSSSVTKVFVAPGNAGTATEAKLENIAISTGDIPALVDFAKCNQVALTIVGPEQPLVDGVVDAFQAEGLMIFGPSAKAAQLEGSKSFTKDFLARNNIPTGSYQNFTEIEPALAYVRAQGAPIVVKADGLAAGKGVIVAMTLEEAEDAIQDMLAGNAFGDAGHRVVIEEFLEGEEASFIVMVDGKNVLAFATSQDHKRAYNGDKGPNTGGMGAYSPAPVVTPEIHQRAMNEVIMPTVEGMAREGAPYTGFLYAGLMIDTDGTPKVIEYNCRFGDPETQPIMMRLKSDLVELCMMACRGELDKATIDFDPRPAVGVVMAAAKYPASYPKGDVISGLDTNKATDRKTFHAGTAEKDGAIVTAGGRVLCATALGNNVTQAQQAAYELLQQISWQGVEYRTDIAYRAIEREQR
- the fis gene encoding DNA-binding transcriptional regulator Fis encodes the protein MFEQNISSPFITGDLQTQTKASPLRTQAKVAIKNYLSQLNGNDVDDMYDLVLSEIEAPMLEEVMQYTRGNQTRAANLLGINRGTLRKKLKKYGMN